CCCGGAGCACCACCAGTTGGCGCCCTCACCATTTCCGTGCTCCGAACTCCTGGCAGGGCTGACGCACGACCACGCCGAAGGCGCTCGTACCGTGAGGAATTGCGCGAGGCCGTCGGCGACGGCTCCCGGCGTCGCGGAACTCGACGCGGAGGGCCAAGCGGCCGCCCTGAGGGAGAGCCCGCACCGGTGTCGACGTCACCCATCGGCCTCGGTTTCCGGCCGTCCCTGCGCGGACACAGCGGACACAGCGGGACGGGGCAGCGGTGACGTCCACCGCTGCCCCGTCCCGCTGCGCCTGTGCAGGCCGGGCATCACTCCCACTCGGTCTTCGGGAGGGCTGCCGGCGACGCCGCCAGATCGCTCAGCAGTCCGAGCTCGACCGCGGTCAACGGCAGATCCGTGCGCACGTGCTCCGGATGGCTCGGTCCGGGCCCGCTCAGCGGCCGTACCGACAGCCCGCTCGGCGCGCCCCGCCCCGTCGTCCTGGAGAGCAACTCCCGTACCTCCGGCACCGCGAGATACAGCGAGCCCGCCCCCACCAGAGCCCGTGCCACCCCCTTCGAGAGCCTTCGCGGAATCCGCCACCACGAGCCGAATTCGGGCATCCCCTGCCTCCCGGCGACCGGTGAACCGATACGGCCCAGCGTGGACAGCGGCGCTCGGCGAACGCTGGACGCCCGCATGTGGATGGATTGAGGCGGCCGGCCGGCGCACAGCCGCCGAGCCGGCGGTCTTCTCGGCGGTGCTGGGCGACGAGCCACGGCTGCGGCTGCCGAAAGCCGTCCGTGAGCAGCTTCTCACCCTGACCCGCGGCCGGTACGAGACGGGCGCGGCCGAGCAGTTGCGGCGGCGGACCGGGACGTCGGGTCCTGCCGTCACCGCTCCTGCACAGGACGGCGCATACGCCTGGGAGTCGGCTCGGGTCCTTCGAGTTCGGCCTGCCGGACCCTCCAGCCTTCGGAGTCGGCCTCGAAGTGGAACCAGGTGTCTTCCTTTTCCTGGTGCTGGTCGCCGGTGCTCACAGCTCGATGCTGCGGCTGGAGGGCAGGAGGGTGACTTCGACGCCGGGCGCCCGCGACGGCCACGACGCGGACCCCGATCCCGGCCGTCAGGAAGCCGTGGAGCCCGGGGCTTTCGTGCACGACACCCGGACGTGCCCGCTGTCGGCCGTGGCCCATGTGAGGAAGATCCGCAGGATCTTGCCGGGCAGCGGACGGCCCGGCATGCCCGGTGCCGGTGCGTCGCCGCCCTGATGGGCGTCGCGTTGTTCTTCGGTGGGCGGGGTGCCGTCGGGCAGGCCGGAGGGGAAGGGGAGGCGGAGGCGGGCGCACCGGACGTCGATGCCGAGAGGTGAGGCGAGGCCGGCTCCTGTCTC
This DNA window, taken from Streptomyces sp. V3I8, encodes the following:
- a CDS encoding DUF6059 family protein, producing the protein MPEFGSWWRIPRRLSKGVARALVGAGSLYLAVPEVRELLSRTTGRGAPSGLSVRPLSGPGPSHPEHVRTDLPLTAVELGLLSDLAASPAALPKTEWE